Proteins encoded in a region of the Orcinus orca chromosome X, mOrcOrc1.1, whole genome shotgun sequence genome:
- the TFE3 gene encoding transcription factor E3 isoform X4 → MSHAAEPARDGVEASAEGPRAVFVLLEERRPADSAQLLSLNSLLPESGIVADIELENVLDPDSFYELKSQPLSLRSSLPISLQATPATPATLSASSSAGGSRTPAMSSSSSSRVLLRQQLMRAQAQEQERRERREQAAASPFPSPAPASPAISVVGVSAGGHTLGRPPPAQVPREVLKVQTHLENPTRYHLQQARRQQVKQYLSTTLGPKLASQALTPPPGAASAQPLPAPEAAHATGPTGSAPNSPMALLTIGSSSEKEIDDVIDEIISLESSYNDEMLSYLPGGTTGLQLPSTLPVSGNLLDVYSSQGVATPAITVSNSCPAELPNIKREISETEAKALLKERQKKDNHNLIERRRRFNINDRIKELGTLIPKSSDPEMRWNKGTILKASVDYIRKLQKEQQRSKDLESRQRSLEQANRSLQLRIQVGTLRLRDVSPAVSKASSRRSSFSMEEES, encoded by the exons ATGTCTCATGCGGCCGAGCCAGCTCGGGACGGCGTAGAGGCCAGCGCGGAGGGCCCTCGAGCCGTGTTCGTGCTGTTGGAGGAGCGCAGGCCGGCCGACTCGGCCCAGCTGCTCAG CCTGAACTCTTTGCTTCCGGAATCCGGGATTGTTGCTGACATCGAATTAGAAAACGTCCTTGATCCTGACAGCTTCTACGAGCTCAAAAGCCAGCCCCTATCTCTACGCTCAAG CCTCCCAATATCACTGCAGGCCACACCAGCCACCCCAGCTACACTCTCTGCATCATCTTCTGCAGGGGGCTCCAGGACCCCTGCCATGTCGTCATCTTCTTCATCGCGGGTCTTGCTGCGGCAGCAGCTAATGCGGGCCCAGGCCCAGGAGCAGGAGAGGCGTGAGCGTCGGGAACAGGCTGCAGCCTCTCCCTTCCCTAGTCCTGCACCTGCCTCTCCTGCCATCTCTGTGGTCGGCGTCTCTGCTGGGGGCCACACATTGGGTCGTCCTCCCCCTGCTCAGGTGCCCAGGGAGGTGCTCAAG GTACAGACCCATCTGGAGAACCCGACGCGCTACCACCTGCAGCAGGCGCGCCGGCAGCAGGTGAAGCAGTACCTGTCCACCACACTTGGGCCCAAGCTGGCGTCCCAGGCCCTCACCCCACCACCGGGGGCTGCTAGTGCCCAGCCACTTCCCGCCCCTGAGGCTGCCCATGCTACTGGCCCCACTGGCAGTGCTCCCAACAGCCCCATGGCACTGCTTACCATCGGGTCTAGCTCAGAGAAGGAG ATTGATGATGTCATCGATGAGATCATCAGCCTGGAGTCCAGTTACAACGATGAGATGCTCAGCTATCTGCCTGGAGGCACCACGGGGCTGCAGCTCCCCAGCACG CTGCCTGTGTCAGGGAATCTGCTTGATGTGTACAGTAGTCAGGGTGTGGCCACGCCAGCCATCACTGTCAGCAACTCCTGTCCAGCTGAGCTGCCGAATATCAAACGGGAGATCTCTG AGACAGAGGCCAAGGCCCTTTTGAAGGAACGGCAGAAGAAAGACAATCACAACCTGA TTGAACGTCGCAGGCGATTCAACATTAACGACAGGATCAAGGAGTTGGGCACCCTCATCCCCAAGTCCAGTGACCC GGAGATGCGCTGGAACAAGGGCACCATCCTGAAAGCCTCTGTGGATTACATCCGCAAGTTGCAGAAGGAGCAACAGCGCTCCAAAGACCTGGAGAGCCGGCAGCGATCCCTGGAGCAAGCCAACCGCAGCCTGCAGCTCCGAATTCAG GTTGGgactctgaggctcagagacg TATCCCCTGCAGTCTCCAAGGCCAGCAGTCGCCGCAGCAGCTTCAGCATGGAGGAGGAGTCCTGA
- the TFE3 gene encoding transcription factor E3 isoform X3 yields MSHAAEPARDGVEASAEGPRAVFVLLEERRPADSAQLLSLNSLLPESGIVADIELENVLDPDSFYELKSQPLSLRSSLPISLQATPATPATLSASSSAGGSRTPAMSSSSSSRVLLRQQLMRAQAQEQERRERREQAAASPFPSPAPASPAISVVGVSAGGHTLGRPPPAQVPREVLKVQTHLENPTRYHLQQARRQQVKQYLSTTLGPKLASQALTPPPGAASAQPLPAPEAAHATGPTGSAPNSPMALLTIGSSSEKEIDDVIDEIISLESSYNDEMLSYLPGGTTGLQLPSTLPVSGNLLDVYSSQGVATPAITVSNSCPAELPNIKREISETEAKALLKERQKKDNHNLIERRRRFNINDRIKELGTLIPKSSDPEMRWNKGTILKASVDYIRKLQKEQQRSKDLESRQRSLEQANRSLQLRIQYPLQSPRPAVAAAASAWRRSPDQASPLPWDFPTQERRTCQDEAPPFPPPFHEIALPRCTGGRGD; encoded by the exons ATGTCTCATGCGGCCGAGCCAGCTCGGGACGGCGTAGAGGCCAGCGCGGAGGGCCCTCGAGCCGTGTTCGTGCTGTTGGAGGAGCGCAGGCCGGCCGACTCGGCCCAGCTGCTCAG CCTGAACTCTTTGCTTCCGGAATCCGGGATTGTTGCTGACATCGAATTAGAAAACGTCCTTGATCCTGACAGCTTCTACGAGCTCAAAAGCCAGCCCCTATCTCTACGCTCAAG CCTCCCAATATCACTGCAGGCCACACCAGCCACCCCAGCTACACTCTCTGCATCATCTTCTGCAGGGGGCTCCAGGACCCCTGCCATGTCGTCATCTTCTTCATCGCGGGTCTTGCTGCGGCAGCAGCTAATGCGGGCCCAGGCCCAGGAGCAGGAGAGGCGTGAGCGTCGGGAACAGGCTGCAGCCTCTCCCTTCCCTAGTCCTGCACCTGCCTCTCCTGCCATCTCTGTGGTCGGCGTCTCTGCTGGGGGCCACACATTGGGTCGTCCTCCCCCTGCTCAGGTGCCCAGGGAGGTGCTCAAG GTACAGACCCATCTGGAGAACCCGACGCGCTACCACCTGCAGCAGGCGCGCCGGCAGCAGGTGAAGCAGTACCTGTCCACCACACTTGGGCCCAAGCTGGCGTCCCAGGCCCTCACCCCACCACCGGGGGCTGCTAGTGCCCAGCCACTTCCCGCCCCTGAGGCTGCCCATGCTACTGGCCCCACTGGCAGTGCTCCCAACAGCCCCATGGCACTGCTTACCATCGGGTCTAGCTCAGAGAAGGAG ATTGATGATGTCATCGATGAGATCATCAGCCTGGAGTCCAGTTACAACGATGAGATGCTCAGCTATCTGCCTGGAGGCACCACGGGGCTGCAGCTCCCCAGCACG CTGCCTGTGTCAGGGAATCTGCTTGATGTGTACAGTAGTCAGGGTGTGGCCACGCCAGCCATCACTGTCAGCAACTCCTGTCCAGCTGAGCTGCCGAATATCAAACGGGAGATCTCTG AGACAGAGGCCAAGGCCCTTTTGAAGGAACGGCAGAAGAAAGACAATCACAACCTGA TTGAACGTCGCAGGCGATTCAACATTAACGACAGGATCAAGGAGTTGGGCACCCTCATCCCCAAGTCCAGTGACCC GGAGATGCGCTGGAACAAGGGCACCATCCTGAAAGCCTCTGTGGATTACATCCGCAAGTTGCAGAAGGAGCAACAGCGCTCCAAAGACCTGGAGAGCCGGCAGCGATCCCTGGAGCAAGCCAACCGCAGCCTGCAGCTCCGAATTCAG TATCCCCTGCAGTCTCCAAGGCCAGCAGTCGCCGCAGCAGCTTCAGCATGGAGGAGGAGTCCTGATCaggcctcacccctcccctgggACTTCCCCACCCAGGAAAGGAGGACATGTCAGGATGAGGCCCCGCCTTTTCCCCCACCTTTTCATGAGATTGCCCTGCCCAGGTGTACTGGGGGAAGAGGAGACTGA
- the TFE3 gene encoding transcription factor E3 isoform X2, which yields MSHAAEPARDGVEASAEGPRAVFVLLEERRPADSAQLLSLNSLLPESGIVADIELENVLDPDSFYELKSQPLSLRSSLPISLQATPATPATLSASSSAGGSRTPAMSSSSSSRVLLRQQLMRAQAQEQERRERREQAAASPFPSPAPASPAISVVGVSAGGHTLGRPPPAQVPREVLKVQTHLENPTRYHLQQARRQQVKQYLSTTLGPKLASQALTPPPGAASAQPLPAPEAAHATGPTGSAPNSPMALLTIGSSSEKEIDDVIDEIISLESSYNDEMLSYLPGGTTGLQLPSTLPVSGNLLDVYSSQGVATPAITVSNSCPAELPNIKREISETEAKALLKERQKKDNHNLIERRRRFNINDRIKELGTLIPKSSDPEMRWNKGTILKASVDYIRKLQKEQQRSKDLESRQRSLEQANRSLQLRIQELELQAQIHGLPVPPTPGLLSLATTSASDSLKPEQLDVEEEGRPGTATFHAAGGPAQSTPHQQPPAPPSDALLDLHFPSDHLGDLGDPFHLGLEDILMEEEEGVVGGLSGGALSPLRAASDPLLSSVSPAVSKASSRRSSFSMEEES from the exons ATGTCTCATGCGGCCGAGCCAGCTCGGGACGGCGTAGAGGCCAGCGCGGAGGGCCCTCGAGCCGTGTTCGTGCTGTTGGAGGAGCGCAGGCCGGCCGACTCGGCCCAGCTGCTCAG CCTGAACTCTTTGCTTCCGGAATCCGGGATTGTTGCTGACATCGAATTAGAAAACGTCCTTGATCCTGACAGCTTCTACGAGCTCAAAAGCCAGCCCCTATCTCTACGCTCAAG CCTCCCAATATCACTGCAGGCCACACCAGCCACCCCAGCTACACTCTCTGCATCATCTTCTGCAGGGGGCTCCAGGACCCCTGCCATGTCGTCATCTTCTTCATCGCGGGTCTTGCTGCGGCAGCAGCTAATGCGGGCCCAGGCCCAGGAGCAGGAGAGGCGTGAGCGTCGGGAACAGGCTGCAGCCTCTCCCTTCCCTAGTCCTGCACCTGCCTCTCCTGCCATCTCTGTGGTCGGCGTCTCTGCTGGGGGCCACACATTGGGTCGTCCTCCCCCTGCTCAGGTGCCCAGGGAGGTGCTCAAG GTACAGACCCATCTGGAGAACCCGACGCGCTACCACCTGCAGCAGGCGCGCCGGCAGCAGGTGAAGCAGTACCTGTCCACCACACTTGGGCCCAAGCTGGCGTCCCAGGCCCTCACCCCACCACCGGGGGCTGCTAGTGCCCAGCCACTTCCCGCCCCTGAGGCTGCCCATGCTACTGGCCCCACTGGCAGTGCTCCCAACAGCCCCATGGCACTGCTTACCATCGGGTCTAGCTCAGAGAAGGAG ATTGATGATGTCATCGATGAGATCATCAGCCTGGAGTCCAGTTACAACGATGAGATGCTCAGCTATCTGCCTGGAGGCACCACGGGGCTGCAGCTCCCCAGCACG CTGCCTGTGTCAGGGAATCTGCTTGATGTGTACAGTAGTCAGGGTGTGGCCACGCCAGCCATCACTGTCAGCAACTCCTGTCCAGCTGAGCTGCCGAATATCAAACGGGAGATCTCTG AGACAGAGGCCAAGGCCCTTTTGAAGGAACGGCAGAAGAAAGACAATCACAACCTGA TTGAACGTCGCAGGCGATTCAACATTAACGACAGGATCAAGGAGTTGGGCACCCTCATCCCCAAGTCCAGTGACCC GGAGATGCGCTGGAACAAGGGCACCATCCTGAAAGCCTCTGTGGATTACATCCGCAAGTTGCAGAAGGAGCAACAGCGCTCCAAAGACCTGGAGAGCCGGCAGCGATCCCTGGAGCAAGCCAACCGCAGCCTGCAGCTCCGAATTCAG GAGCTAGAACTGCAGGCCCAGATCCATGGTCTGCCAgtgcctcccaccccagggctgcTCTCACTGGCCACAACTTCAGCCTCTGACAGTCTCAAGCCAGAGCAGCTGGATGTTGAAGAGGAGGGCAGGCCAGGCACAGCAACATTTCATGCAGCGGGGGGACCTGCCCAGAGTACTCCCCATCAGCAGCCCCCAGCGCCACCCTCAGATGCCCTTCTGGACCTGCACTTTCCCAGCGACCACCTGGGGGATCTGGGGGACCCCTTCCACCTGGGGCTGGAGGACATTctgatggaggaggaggagggggtggtggggggactGTCAGGGGGCGCCCTGTCCCCACTGCGGGCTGCCTCCGATCCCCTGCTTTCTTCAGTATCCCCTGCAGTCTCCAAGGCCAGCAGTCGCCGCAGCAGCTTCAGCATGGAGGAGGAGTCCTGA
- the TFE3 gene encoding transcription factor E3 isoform X1: protein MSHAAEPARDGVEASAEGPRAVFVLLEERRPADSAQLLSLNSLLPESGIVADIELENVLDPDSFYELKSQPLSLRSSLPISLQATPATPATLSASSSAGGSRTPAMSSSSSSRVLLRQQLMRAQAQEQERRERREQAAASPFPSPAPASPAISVVGVSAGGHTLGRPPPAQVPREVLKVQTHLENPTRYHLQQARRQQVKQYLSTTLGPKLASQALTPPPGAASAQPLPAPEAAHATGPTGSAPNSPMALLTIGSSSEKEVSGCRRPSHAPPAPASSKALPYFFSQIDDVIDEIISLESSYNDEMLSYLPGGTTGLQLPSTLPVSGNLLDVYSSQGVATPAITVSNSCPAELPNIKREISETEAKALLKERQKKDNHNLIERRRRFNINDRIKELGTLIPKSSDPEMRWNKGTILKASVDYIRKLQKEQQRSKDLESRQRSLEQANRSLQLRIQELELQAQIHGLPVPPTPGLLSLATTSASDSLKPEQLDVEEEGRPGTATFHAAGGPAQSTPHQQPPAPPSDALLDLHFPSDHLGDLGDPFHLGLEDILMEEEEGVVGGLSGGALSPLRAASDPLLSSVSPAVSKASSRRSSFSMEEES, encoded by the exons ATGTCTCATGCGGCCGAGCCAGCTCGGGACGGCGTAGAGGCCAGCGCGGAGGGCCCTCGAGCCGTGTTCGTGCTGTTGGAGGAGCGCAGGCCGGCCGACTCGGCCCAGCTGCTCAG CCTGAACTCTTTGCTTCCGGAATCCGGGATTGTTGCTGACATCGAATTAGAAAACGTCCTTGATCCTGACAGCTTCTACGAGCTCAAAAGCCAGCCCCTATCTCTACGCTCAAG CCTCCCAATATCACTGCAGGCCACACCAGCCACCCCAGCTACACTCTCTGCATCATCTTCTGCAGGGGGCTCCAGGACCCCTGCCATGTCGTCATCTTCTTCATCGCGGGTCTTGCTGCGGCAGCAGCTAATGCGGGCCCAGGCCCAGGAGCAGGAGAGGCGTGAGCGTCGGGAACAGGCTGCAGCCTCTCCCTTCCCTAGTCCTGCACCTGCCTCTCCTGCCATCTCTGTGGTCGGCGTCTCTGCTGGGGGCCACACATTGGGTCGTCCTCCCCCTGCTCAGGTGCCCAGGGAGGTGCTCAAG GTACAGACCCATCTGGAGAACCCGACGCGCTACCACCTGCAGCAGGCGCGCCGGCAGCAGGTGAAGCAGTACCTGTCCACCACACTTGGGCCCAAGCTGGCGTCCCAGGCCCTCACCCCACCACCGGGGGCTGCTAGTGCCCAGCCACTTCCCGCCCCTGAGGCTGCCCATGCTACTGGCCCCACTGGCAGTGCTCCCAACAGCCCCATGGCACTGCTTACCATCGGGTCTAGCTCAGAGAAGGAGGTGAGTGGCTGCAGACGACCCTCCCAtgctccccctgccccagcttcTTCTAAGGCTCTTCCATATTTCTTCTCCCAGATTGATGATGTCATCGATGAGATCATCAGCCTGGAGTCCAGTTACAACGATGAGATGCTCAGCTATCTGCCTGGAGGCACCACGGGGCTGCAGCTCCCCAGCACG CTGCCTGTGTCAGGGAATCTGCTTGATGTGTACAGTAGTCAGGGTGTGGCCACGCCAGCCATCACTGTCAGCAACTCCTGTCCAGCTGAGCTGCCGAATATCAAACGGGAGATCTCTG AGACAGAGGCCAAGGCCCTTTTGAAGGAACGGCAGAAGAAAGACAATCACAACCTGA TTGAACGTCGCAGGCGATTCAACATTAACGACAGGATCAAGGAGTTGGGCACCCTCATCCCCAAGTCCAGTGACCC GGAGATGCGCTGGAACAAGGGCACCATCCTGAAAGCCTCTGTGGATTACATCCGCAAGTTGCAGAAGGAGCAACAGCGCTCCAAAGACCTGGAGAGCCGGCAGCGATCCCTGGAGCAAGCCAACCGCAGCCTGCAGCTCCGAATTCAG GAGCTAGAACTGCAGGCCCAGATCCATGGTCTGCCAgtgcctcccaccccagggctgcTCTCACTGGCCACAACTTCAGCCTCTGACAGTCTCAAGCCAGAGCAGCTGGATGTTGAAGAGGAGGGCAGGCCAGGCACAGCAACATTTCATGCAGCGGGGGGACCTGCCCAGAGTACTCCCCATCAGCAGCCCCCAGCGCCACCCTCAGATGCCCTTCTGGACCTGCACTTTCCCAGCGACCACCTGGGGGATCTGGGGGACCCCTTCCACCTGGGGCTGGAGGACATTctgatggaggaggaggagggggtggtggggggactGTCAGGGGGCGCCCTGTCCCCACTGCGGGCTGCCTCCGATCCCCTGCTTTCTTCAGTATCCCCTGCAGTCTCCAAGGCCAGCAGTCGCCGCAGCAGCTTCAGCATGGAGGAGGAGTCCTGA